GGGAAACCTTCTCCAAGATCAGGTTTCTCACCCACTTGGTGGGATAAGGCCCCCCGCAGAACACGGGTTCAATAGGTCAGACCTGGAAGCTCAGTAATGGGTGTAGGGAACTGGTGCTAACCGGCCGAAAACTTACAACACCCTCCCTTTTGGAAAAGGGAGGCAAAAACAAACTCGCAACCACATCCGTTCACGGCGCTAGCCGTGCGTCCACACCCCCCACCAGAACAAATTTGCATAGAGTTACGGCGGCCACAGCGGCAGGGAAACGCCCGGTCCCATTCCGAACCCGGAAGCTAAGCCTGCCAGCGCCGATGATACTGCCCCTCCGGGTGGAAAAGTAGGACACCGCCGAACATACAAAAACACCCCCGGTAACGGTGGTGTTTTTGTATGTTTATATCGACTCAGCCGCTCGCGAGCGGGCGAATTATGGCTTCGATTTTCGCAATGACGATACCCTCGCGGGCGGGGGCGCTCAGTCGAAGAGCGTCAAGTCTGCGGGCGCCCGGCTTTTCTCCAACTCGAGCAGAGCTCGTTTCCGGTTGATTCCACCGCCGTACCCGGTGAGCTTTCCGCTGGCGCCGATCACGCGGTGGCACGGGACGATGATGGCGATGGGATTGTGGCCGTTGGCCAATCCCACGGCGCGTGCGGCGCCGGGGGCGCCGATCTGGTCGGCGATTTCCCCGTAGGACCGGGTTTCCCCGTACGGGATTGTCAGCAATGCTTTCCATACTCGTTGCTGAAAGTCGGTTCCCCGGAGGTCAAGTTCCACATCGAATTCGGTGAGCTCGCCGGCGAAATAAGCGTTGAGTTGGTCGACAGCGCCAGAAAATGCGCCGGGGTCGGGTGTCCAGTGTGTGCGGCTTGGCTCATACGTCTGCTCGAGCATCCGCAGGTTCGTCAACACCGAGCCATGCCCGGCCAGGGTTAATGGCCCGATGGGGCTATCGATGGTGCGGTAGTGAATCATGCGATCTTCTCCTGCGGTGGCCATTGGTTTACCGGATGTTCCAGGGTGGTCCACAGGTGCTGGGTGGCATAGGAGCGCCAGGGGCGCCAGCGAGCGCTGTGCACCGTCAGGGCTCGTCGTTGTGCAGGCAGGCCCAGCTTTTTGGCGGCCAGCCGCAGGCCGAGATCACTGGCCGGAAAGGCGTCCGGGTCACCGAGGCCGCGCATGGCGATGACCTCCGCGGTCCAGGGGCCCACTCCGGGCAGCGCTAGCAACTGCCCGCGGGCGCGTTGCCAGTCACATCCGGCGTCCAGGACCAGACTTTTGTCGGCAAGGCTGGCGACGAGCGCGTTTATGGTCCTTTGACGCGCCTTGGGGACGGCCAGATGGCCGGGATCGATCTCAGCGAGCTGCTCGATCGACGGGAAGGTGTGGGTCAAAGCGCCGTGGCGATCGTGGACCGGCCGTCCGTAGGCGGCGACCAGTCGGCCCGCGTGAGTGCTTGCGGCCTTCGTCGATACCTGTTGGGCGAGGACCGCCCGCACGGCGAATTCTGCCTCGTCGACTGTGCGGGGAATGCGTTGCCCGGGTGCCTTGCCCACCACTGCGCGCAGATCCGGATCGGCGCCCAGCGCCTCGACGATCGCTTCGGGATCGGCGTCGAGGTCCAGCAGCCGTCGGCAACGTGCAGTGGCCGTCATCAGGTCGCGGAAATCATCGAGCACAAGCAGGCAGCGCACATGATCGGGTGCCGGCGTCAGGCTGACGATGCCGTTGCCCCATGGGAGCCGTAGCGTGCGTCGGTACGCACCATCGCGGACCTCTTCGCAACCCGGCACCGCGGTGGCGGCCAGATGGCCGAAAACACCCTCGAAGGCGAATGGTGCACGGACGGGTAGCCGCAGCGACACCGTGCCCGCTGATGCGGTGGCAGACTCGAATCGGGCGGCCGCGCGCGCACGCAATGCCGTCGGTGTGCCGTCGCACGCCAGGCGAACGGTGTCGTTGAACTGACGGATGCTGGAAAACCCGGCGGCGAATGCGACATCGCCGAACGGCAGGTTCGTGGTCTCGATCAGCACCCGGGCGGTCTGCATGCGTTGGGCGCGGGCCAACGCGAGCGGACCGGCGCCGACCACGGCCTGCAACAGCCGCTCCAGCTGGCGAATGGTGTAACCGAGCTGGGCCGCGAGGCCGCTGACACCGTCGCGGTCCACCGTTCCGTCGGCAATCAGCCGCATCGCCCGCGCCACGACGTCACTACGCACATTCCATTCCGGAGACCCAGGCGAGGCGTCGGGGCGGCACCGTTTGCAGGCCCGGAATCCCTCCCCCTGAGCGGCCGCCGCAGTCGGCAGGAACCGGACATTGCGCGCGAACGGTGGCCGGACGGGGCAACTCGGCCGGCAGTAGACACCGGTGGTCAAAACCGCGACGACGAACCAGCCGTCGAACCGGGCGTCTTTGGACTGGATCGCCCGGTAGCAGCGTTCGAAGTCGTCGTGCACCCTTCAACAATTACACCCGCCCACCGACATGACTGGCGGAAAAACGACATTGTGATGGGGTCGTCGTGGGTTCGGGCAGGTTACCTACGCGGCTTGGTCAGCCCGACCGGCTTGGCCAGCCGGACCGGTTGGTCGTGCCCACGAA
Above is a window of Mycobacterium tuberculosis H37Rv DNA encoding:
- the ogt gene encoding methylated-DNA--protein-cysteine methyltransferase (Ogt (6-O-methylguanine-DNA methyltransferase) (O-6-methylguanine-DNA-alkyltransferase)), whose translation is MIHYRTIDSPIGPLTLAGHGSVLTNLRMLEQTYEPSRTHWTPDPGAFSGAVDQLNAYFAGELTEFDVELDLRGTDFQQRVWKALLTIPYGETRSYGEIADQIGAPGAARAVGLANGHNPIAIIVPCHRVIGASGKLTGYGGGINRKRALLELEKSRAPADLTLFD
- the alkA gene encoding bifunctional regulatory protein/DNA repair enzyme AlkA (regulatory protein of adaptative response (methylphosphotriester-DNA--protein-cysteine S-methyltransferase)) yields the protein MHDDFERCYRAIQSKDARFDGWFVVAVLTTGVYCRPSCPVRPPFARNVRFLPTAAAAQGEGFRACKRCRPDASPGSPEWNVRSDVVARAMRLIADGTVDRDGVSGLAAQLGYTIRQLERLLQAVVGAGPLALARAQRMQTARVLIETTNLPFGDVAFAAGFSSIRQFNDTVRLACDGTPTALRARAAARFESATASAGTVSLRLPVRAPFAFEGVFGHLAATAVPGCEEVRDGAYRRTLRLPWGNGIVSLTPAPDHVRCLLVLDDFRDLMTATARCRRLLDLDADPEAIVEALGADPDLRAVVGKAPGQRIPRTVDEAEFAVRAVLAQQVSTKAASTHAGRLVAAYGRPVHDRHGALTHTFPSIEQLAEIDPGHLAVPKARQRTINALVASLADKSLVLDAGCDWQRARGQLLALPGVGPWTAEVIAMRGLGDPDAFPASDLGLRLAAKKLGLPAQRRALTVHSARWRPWRSYATQHLWTTLEHPVNQWPPQEKIA